The Amphiura filiformis chromosome 6, Afil_fr2py, whole genome shotgun sequence genome segment CCTAagaagttgattgattgattgatattatttttattgccaattcgtggcccgtgggccaaattacatacaataaattacaatataaaaaaacacatataaaacaatcagaattaaatatttaggcaaaaaattgcacatgataagacacacacaaaaatatacaatttgaattacattatttaagaaaattgcatatataaaagtcacagtaaaaacatttatcataatattgcactttttaacattataaaatgaCATGAAAAGAATATCATATAAAGGTACAGCATGCAGAACAACTCTGGGtggcaaaaaaaaaagcaaaacttatttattaagaatatcaacaaaaaagggAAGAGGACTATTTCTGAAACGATTAGTCCTAGTCCTAAACTGAGAAAAATTATTACTGTTACGCACAAGAAACGGCCATGACACTCCTttctggtaggagggatgagagAACTTGTTCGATCAGATTTGGCAAGCCCTTCGGCGAACCTAAGACAGTGCTCCTCCCTCCTATCAGAAAGGGTGTCAAGCTTGCAAACTTTAAGCGCATCACTATAGTGAGAAACCTttccaaaatgaagacctaattaaagtcatttggtggaccattttgggaCAAGTTTTTTCTGtcataattgtaggcctataaaataattgtgttaaacataaagtaCCGGGTGACAAAAACGAAATCGGCGACTTGATTATCCACTATTGTCTATGCAGGgggaggtttaaaaaaaaatagttaaaacagctaacaataacattgaaaagtctctttgtaatttaaacaccaataaacattgttttctatatttttaaaCCCTTCTTTACTCATATTAAAAGGTTTCCAGCTTCTTCCAAAATCGGAGctgttattaaattggaaatgaatgtaggcctattcccggcaaacgcacgtacagcgaaaaacctggtggcgtccatgcacgcgcttgtggaTGCCCTCATTttttcacgtgcattttaaatagataaagacacgAAAACGCATGGAAATGCTCCTTAAATGGTACATACCATaccacccaaaaaaaaacactttccaCAGACTTtaggtgctaaataggggtcgcattTTTAGGCCATACGTCGAGTTACTTCCATCTTTAAATATATCATTGATATCATCAAAATCAGAACAGGGGGTCCTTTATGCAATTTATATCTTCCAAACAACATGTGATGGAAAGGAAAACAAGGATTTTTCCAAACAAAAGGGGTCACTTTGGGGTCAGTGTCATTTGGAACATCCTACCATAAAGCAGTTACATCAATAACACATCAGGCTTCAGATCGGCAGCTTTACCAGCCATCCGAAGACCGCAGCCTCCTGCTTCCATCAACAGGTGGTAACTCCCACATCAAGTTTATAGCAGCAGGCCATgaaaatatgcatgacaaaattctctatctattgactactttatcttgtaatttagttttagtacgTTTAGAAACGGCTTTTTTTTAAGAGTTCGTGTACTTTATGTGTATATTTTCACCCGTATAAACTATTCAAGTCGAGGGCGCCTTTCCcgctttatttaaaataatttttaagtcaGAGATAGTGGGCTAATTTAAATTAGAAAGAGCGAACTTTATTGAAAATTAGAGATGTATAGTGGGCTTTATATAAAATTAGGAATAGCGgcgctatttaaaattagagatagcggaccttatttgaaattagagatagcggacgttattttaaattagagatagcggaccttatttaaaattagagatagcggaccttatttgaaattagagatagcggacctttttaaaattagagatagcggacctttttaacattagagatagcggacctttttaaaattagagatagcggaccttatttaaaattagtgataacttgaaccttaggtatagcgaaccctaatcgaaattagtgatacttgaaccttagagatagcgaaccttaattaattagggatagcgaatcttagttaaaattagtgatagcgaaccttaggtatagcgaacctttattggaattagtgataatgaaccttagagatagcgaaccttcaataaattagtgatagcggaccttattcaaaattagtgatagcgaaccttattttaaattagtgatagcgaaccttatttaaaattagtgatatcgaaccttagaactagcgaaccttattttaaattagtgatatcgaaccttagaagtagcggaccttttttttaggtatagcgaacctttttccctattagagatagcgggattctgtctccatagactttacacgttagtgatagcgaaccttagagatagcgaaccttagagatagcggaccttagagatagcgggatgtcacctggacatgtacagctgaatttgtcatgtggatatttaaacttttatcaataaagtaagtacaaattggggatcatatttttcaaatatggaataaggactttgagtgcattttaaaagtggtatgtgtgtgggaatttttataactggtgcagttatcatgctttgaaatatacactctttgacagctctctccgtgcctgtttgaatgcctggttataccatgtacccatacactaggtatgggtacatgagacCAGGTATAGGTCGGACTAAGGTGAAATACGCCTGTTGTTTCAGCTTTTGAGGACTGGCTCTGAGATTCCTACGAATGAGGCCGAGCATTCTATTGGCACGAGTGGTGATGTTGTTAATGTGCTTCTGCCAGGAGAGGGTGTTTGTCATTGTCAAGCCCAGGTACGGATACTCAGATACTACGGATAGAACACTTCCTCCAAGATGGTAATTGGTTTCGATGACATTCCGACGCAGGGTGATTCTCATGGTGTGACAtttatctgtattgaattgcatcTGCCATTTGGACGACCAGTGATGGAGTGTAGTAAGATCTTAGGTATTCacctaggtatgctaggtgaattcaaatttgccatcaaactgcattatttaattttacatatcaaattaaagcccttgagtaaagaaagccaaaactgaaaacatttttgtcatagcactttccgtaacaaagttacatcttgtcaaagattgactttcatcaaaaagattctgctaacaaaaaaaaaaaaaaacggcatttaggggtgtttctagatcttagtcttgtggcgatagcagcttttttaatggaactgctatcaaaatcctctaaaattccatgtgcgacttgattatcaccataaaaatcatatatttgggtcaagtgaagtatagaaaacatatttatgtaggtttccttcaccgacctattttaaaaaaattcaaatttctatgtaaatatgcattgtgtttgggcccggtctcggcgaatttcgctgactagcaaatgtgttaactaagatttgcctgggatacctacacaagtaggcctacacatgatgTACATATAATCATAGTATAGATGGGAGTCCAACACTTTTTACGTTTTTTCAAGGAACATCAACAAATGGTATCACTGAGCTTTTATAACTAAGAAACTTCTTAGTAGACAATGGTACCAAAAACCCCGCCAAAAACAactctggatctggatctggacgtTATCCTCTGAATAAACAGGTACCCGCATCGCATCAgagttataatataatatataattttataatcaGAGCTCAAAGTATGGGGTAGTTTAATGTGCCTATTTGAAGTTgttatgtctggttccatacagcaatacgcttGCGTATTGCTGTCTGGAAAGCAGGTACGAATAATTTCCGCGTGAATTGAGATGTCAGAGCAGGTCATTAGCCTacgtcccgtatcctactatcactgaaacaaggaaatctcttcacgaattcactcaccttgcaatcctacatcatcagttgaaacaaacatctaagtttccaaaaacaactttgtcattcctgaagaaatctcttcacgaattcactcaccttgcaatcctacatcatcagttaaaacaaacatctaagtttccaaaaacaactttgtcattcctcaaaactacaagtaacttcattaataaaaatttgaaattctactattacccgttattgaaaattttgttcgatttatgtcaaccaaaagaacgcacgagtcgagttcagttgacaAAAATGGTAGCTGAGCACTGCCTCCTGGTCActtcagatatgacgtcagtatgaagctgcttattaaatattcatgaaaccgaccacatggtcacaatcggtggatcggattggttggaaTCAACCCCACAtgtttgaccttacaggggtcagagatatgcatattcatgtgtgAATGGCTGCTGagtaaacagcgatgcggatatagtaggcctattcatcaccgggactgagaaatgcgacatttttgatgtttgtaccggggaatttcagacacagagactccacagagatttctacaaattcgtccaaaggtaaccaaagggttggggattgcatatttaactatcactaaatgtttcggaattgaggtcggctaaaaagtagaccattttggtgactgtaattggtgtagatgtcacattttgaacagtgaacGGCAAGTGACCAATTTGGCGCTCAGCACAAGTGTTAGGCCTTACTCAGAATATGAAGTTGTGAAGGGTAGCATAATTTGTCtgtcattttttgtgtgtgtaaggtATGCTGGATTTATTTGTCTAGCAATTGTATATTTTTACAAGTAACACTTCTAAATCGGGTATGTTTAATTGTTTTAGATTAAATTTTAGattaaaattaaaagggcatttcgtgaaccacagcatcacccccccccccccaactttcctaaaaaaaagttgagatttttatatcactggaaacatccggcttcataatgtttatgtacaaaaaatttcttgcagattaatttagcgaagaagatatcgtgaaatttgaatttggttctggtataccagaacgaaattacatggAGCAGCAATGTATAACTCGCaattgcaaaatcggaatcaactgaaattttgggaataagcttttttcgtggatatctactgaaaaacgtcataaaatttatatgtaCGCTAATCATAATCTGATGTGACCCATGCAACACATGAACATTTTCTGCCAGTGCAATTACTTGATCATCTGACACTGCACTGCTCAACTTCAGAATTGAAAACaaatacaaaggaagtgaaaaaaatattacacagatTCTTAAAGTATCATAGAGTTGATTAAAGGTAgtatcaaaaataatatcacttgAAGTACCGTAAGTGtgtgtttttcatttttaccaTTTTCCCCATGCCATGTTTAAACTACGATATGACCTGATATGCGCTACATCTCCCACCCCGGCGTCAGccccagtgtcttagctagccaaccgtctggccgtcattttagacggggagtttactcctgggacgggcaataatgcctttgacagatgctacattataattgtaggtgtttaGAAAATCTAtagacctttttagtagaccaggtttgcaaaacaaggctatagcagcacatatttgaactctttgaaccccctaTGGGCTGTaaaagtctggtaaatgttttaaaggtcaaattgggaCAAGCATAATTACACCACTAACATATTTCCTACAATTTTCCTCCCATGTTTTTAAGGTACAGGACCTAATCAACCAAATGAGGGGCAAACttgaatttctagctaagaccctggtcagCCCGACCAGGAACACTGCATGCACCGCCACCTCAGCACTTCTCCCCGGCGTATATTGTCATATTTTTACGGCCAAACACCAgtaggtcatgttttttgaggtgggcacccaaaaaaggtggtgctgtcataTTTTGCTCTTGatcattttgtgtttttattcctatatttttgctaaaatccatcatATATAAacatggttttggtcttatttttaggagaaattattaatctaatgaattaataacataacAAATGTATAAATCAATTACACTCGGGCGAATTTAAAGACTAATCGCTCGCGACAAAAGAATGTTAAAGGTCATAAAGCACAAATTTTGTGTATTTCCGCTCCCAAGAATATAATATTTAAGATTACAGCGACAATAATATTACATGATTTTTAGGGGGGACATCCATGATCCcctttgcaaacattttgaagtGTGTCCCCCCCCCCATCCCTGCTTCCATCACCTACACTGGGGTATGACCATCATGTTTTTTAATCATTTCAGACTTGTGTGAGTAAAGACGCATTTAGACATCATGACTACTGCCTTACAAGGAGTCAATCTGGCTACGTTAACATCAAGTGCAGCTCCAAGTCTTCAAGAGTTTGTTCTACAAGGCAGTATATTAGATGGCTCCTGTGATGCATTAATACATAGACTGCAGGCATTATGTGATAATGTTGATGACGGAATAGAAACGTTTAAGGATCATGAGATCGTCTTTATCATTCGTGAGTGCATAATTTCTGTAAGGCTGaggaaaaattaaaaacatgtttatcgtcccctcccacttccttttttgaggctgATTCAGGTTTTTTTCCCCTCATTTGTAAGTGGTATTTTTACAGGAGTGCAGTTTTAGTGTGTGCCAAAAATACCAGATAAGACAAGAGGGCTGAGCCATTGGTAAATCTGAACAGTATAATGCTTTCTATACAGTATAGGGGCCAGCCCCATGAAATATTAAAGATGTTTCAAATTGACAAATTATGTaccatatcaaaatgttcagaagagtccgGATGACCTTTTCTGTCATGTTGGCAAATTCGTAACCAGCTCATTCTATTAAATGaggccagagaagatgagaatagaatGAGGCCATTGTTAATTTAGGGCACTTAAAAAGGATCAACATTTTATCATTTCTTCAATATAATTGGATCAGTAGATTTCTATTGGACTTGGATGCAATGACCCTTGGGAACAATATAGAATTTGTGATGCCAATGGACTTGATGCCAAAGATCATTTAAAGGTCATTTaagtaacatttttcaaaaatgttagttCTGCACAAACTTGCCTTAAATTTTGATACCGGTAAATTGTAATTTGTTGCGGACATATTTCATGCCCTGCCagtgttcgaaatagggccggtcatccggccattggcctgtaactttttggcctggccggtaacttttctgactggcatctagttgccggcccggctggccggtaactttttaaagtcaagtccggctggcctgtaactttttgaggcatatttcgaacactgtgccCTGCATAATActaattttactatttaaatCAGGTCAAATATCATATGGTAATTGCAATTTAAAGTGGTTTTAACTGCCCCCTTAAAATATGCTGTCCTGTTATACAGCGTAATATTGCACCACTATCACATTTCCTTTAATTTTCCTCTTGTGTTTTTAGGTACAGGACCTAATCAACCAGTGCAGCTAAGAGGTAGAAGATCTTTAGACCATATAAACATGCCATGGTAAGTCTATCTCAAAATGTGGGGTAGGGGTAGCTGAGGTGGGGAGTTAGGGCACATAGGGATGGCTTCAGATTTGGGCTCAGTTTTGATTTTTTCGGAACAATATAATGCATGGTTAAACCGCAGGACGCTGGCAGTCGAATGGGTGTTTGATTTTGAAACCATCTGATCTCATACCAGTGACTCGGTCCAGCTCAGAAATGAACATATTTACAATCTTTCTATACATAAGTTGGTAGGTTACCTTGATATAGAACTGGTTCTAGTTCCTCATGCCCAGGAGGGGGGTGTACACACAGCCATGAAGGGGCCTTCAAGTAGCAGCGCGAGGTGCGCACAAGGCCTGTCATGGTTCCCTccgcactgaacaagtgctacccTGATACAAATTATGCACTGGTACTACAAACAAGCAAAATGAAGATCCATTAATGTGATATCTTTTATGATAAGTGTCCTCATCAGTAGCTCCTCTACTGTCTGATTAATAGCTTGGAATCCATTTTTAGCTTCACTATCATTAGCCTGGGTCGAATCAAGACATTGACCCCCTCTGGACTTCTGAAATCTTGCGAAATCTTACATCATAATTGCTGTCAGAATACACAGCCACTTCAGAAACTAAATATCCAACCCAtcataaatacatttttttatatttttatttttttatatctcttcaaataTGGATTTTTGAAGTAACTTCCTCTGGCCGGAGGAATCAGGAAGGactatagtccgtataccttccttgagtcagtaaagtaaaatcaatttCCTCAAAAACtgtttaatttttgcaggaatctagttggattccttgcatcatttcctttctgaaaatgtatacttttatattcatcTGAGGAATcatctcatcattacatttagatatTATaagataaaaaacaatatctaaattactgaatCAAGGAATGTATACAGACTATAAGTAATCAAGCATTTGATAGAATCTGTAGATTCTTGTTGACCTTGAATATCTTATAAAAGCAACAATTTTGTTCGTATTTCCAGGCAACTACGTTATGTTGGACAGTCGGATGTAAGCGATAAAAACAGATCGGTAACAGTAAGAAGTTTCCTTGATAGTTGCGCTTCAGAAAACCTTCCGCAGTTCCTGCAAGAAATTGGATTCAGGTAAGCAGGCAATATTGCTACAAAACAAGGAATTCCTTGAGATGAAATAATTTATCTAGAGCTGCTTGGAATATGCAATTGCGACATTTGCGGTGCAAATCACataatttggctccaaatgcatttttttcactgatttggagagtcccttgacTTAGAGCCAAATGCTGCAATCATAAGAggttgatttggaaaaaaaagaaattacaattttgtatcaaaaaggggtagatttgtaacttgtgttcacttcaggAGATCAGaatttattaaagatatagatatGTGTGCAATGTATTTTTGGTTAGTTGGTTTATTTGATGGTAATGTGTGTTTCTCCATCtccaataatgggctattctagttaacatccatacaccccttatggaaaacatgaccttaatctaccacacagggggtgataatttcaaatggagtcaacccattcagggaaccccatttgaaattctcactccctgtgtgtaaaatttaaggtcatgtcttccatagggggtgtatggaactatagatttcaactggaataactcaatGCGGTTCTGTATAATAAAACAGTTTGTTATATATATGCTTTATCACTGTTGATTGTTTCAGAATAGAATATGAATTTGTAGCGGAAGGACACATGTTTAGGAAAGGCAAAATGAAGATCACAGTCTCCAAGATTTACAAGGTCagtttctgtaaatatggtaggGGGGGGTGTGCATGGGTGTTTTCCAGCAATGGAGGACcgtctttgatataaaattggatcgatcgagcccatatttattggtcgagctatgagtttaaaatattggacgagacatagtcgagtcaatatttataaactcaatattataaactcatagcaagaccaacaaatattgggcgtaaaagcatccaatttttcacacacttggattcatcaaaacataataatggtttaaggaggtctgcaaatgacaGCAATTTGCAAAATACATCCTCTATCGCATGTGAAATATAATGTTCACAGTTGCAGGGGAAAATTtcatacacataaatattcacacAAAAAATGGTGGAAAACATCCTTGGTATGTCGATTGAGTACGGATTGGGACGACCATGTTTGTATGGTCCTAAACAGCGTCCAcattggggtgtgtgggggtggtgtGTGTGTCTGCTATACATAATTCCAAGTAATTCCAAGAAGATGTTAAGGACATTGTGCATTAATTAGCTCCAATACATCAGTTTCTCATGTTTTGCCTTGTTGACATTGACAGATGCCCAAGCCAGGTCAGTTAGATGGACTAGAACCTATGACCATGTCAAGATTAGTGGAACTCAGCGTAGTGGCGCCATCGGGAAGTGATACAGTAGCAGACGATATGAGGACATTTGCTGAACAATTGAAACCGTATCCTTTAATTATTAACATGTTGATATATGTAGGTGTGATTTCAACTCAAGAATTTCTTGTTACGTCTCCCgaaaaaatttggggaaaaaaaagcaagcattttttgcccaaatttgacctcgtcCCTGCCATtctatatacttttatatactttagaccagtAATTTAGTAGTTATGAGGACCAAAATTTTCCagaattccagggttaagaccatccTTCATAACACTATGCAAAGTTCAGTGATACACTGTTATGTCAGTTTGAAGCAACTTGAGAGTAATATAATTTGATAGTTTCAAGCAATAAAAGGACTGCTGGTAGCATTTGCAGTTGCACAGTTAGtttatgatgcgatcaagcaaaatgaatcatTTGTAAAGCAAATCAAACGtaagttttcaattttattacatcgttatgaattcggcagagtgacgaatcaagAATTTTGAGCAACTTTGAGTTTTTATATGCTTATGGTTATATTTCAGGTTatcttccaccaaaaattaatggtaaatcttactccccgACGTAGTAATTGAAATTTTGACTAAGACCAATCTcacctaagtgcgataaatgaattcggcagagagacgaatcgtatacttagctgtacaaatcaggttgatctatagtattctATACAGCGgcaaaccccgaattttctatctTCTATGTCCttatactgatatatttgataccaacgtatagctgtaggtatcttctatccagtgataccaaaataagtagaAACATTCCCcatgatatcgctatggcttaataatgtgagtgcgcccctgtgaaattggaaaatctcagaaaatcatacgcaaaatataggccaatattgttattattgagtttttgctaaatattacagggataaCTATTTATAACTTAATATATAACAAGTTAAGTTTACATAGTCtaaggacaaccagtaatttctacacaaaagccccaaaacaAGAATGCGTGATATGGTTTACatgtagttgaatgcgtattcgaccccgATCGCAGTGgaagagacattttggatacagcataaagccgaatagctgttaaaacgtgttttgagggatatattgattgtttcagaacatgcaagtattgcaaataattcgtgtacattcacttctataatataaatttcaaatgagtGGTcatgaatgttctaaatttttagaaggcccaatggaatggtaccaatattttcaaacgcaGTTTcttcagaacagcaattttgcgtatttggcactctgtcgtgttcataacgataatTATGTGCCATTTCAGCACTTAAATTACATCACAATTGGACTTTTATGGTTTCAAAGATATggttagtgttgctcagaacaataaacatgataaataagaaGGAAGACTATTATttcctgtatctcaaaatcaatattagcgacaagcGATACATGTTTCTTGATTATGTCTATCAGTTTTAATCACATCGTTATGAATTTGGTATACAGCC includes the following:
- the LOC140155544 gene encoding mediator of RNA polymerase II transcription subunit 18-like isoform X2 is translated as MTTALQGVNLATLTSSAAPSLQEFVLQGSILDGSCDALIHRLQALCDNVDDGIETFKDHEIVFIIRTGPNQPVQLRGRRSLDHINMPWQLRYVGQSDVSDKNRSVTVRSFLDSCASENLPQFLQEIGFRIEYEFVAEGHMFRKGKMKITVSKIYKMPKPGQLDGLEPMTMSRLVELSVVAPSGSDTVADDMRTFAEQLKPLVTMEKVMPVMTMK